A single region of the Triticum dicoccoides isolate Atlit2015 ecotype Zavitan chromosome 2B, WEW_v2.0, whole genome shotgun sequence genome encodes:
- the LOC119367205 gene encoding ATP-dependent zinc metalloprotease FTSH 8, mitochondrial-like codes for MACPPPSLLPVCEGARMCLVHCYLTSALWSQASFANGAGKVRDWRSLLANSQSRRLFSYQSKKNFLKEKKEVPKGDGSNKSESKDPLCGPHSVAGPALDVHGDADDDIGPVVEPQT; via the exons ATGGCATGTCCGCCGCCGTCGCTGCTTCCCGTCTGTGAGGGCGCCAGGATGTGTCTCGTGCATTGCTATCTGACGTCTGCTCTGTGGAGCCAGGCTTCGTTTGCCAATGGGGCCGGCAAGGTCCGAGACTGGAGATCCTTGCTCGCCAACTCGCAGTCCCGACGGCTGTTCTCCTACCAGTCAAAAAAGA ATTTcctgaaggagaagaaggaggtccCGAAAGGGGATGGGAGCAACAAGTCTGAATCGAAGG ATCCCCTTTGTGGACCACATTCGGTTGCTGGCCCTGCCCTTGACGTCCACGGTGACGCGGATGATGATATTGGCCCTGTTGTTGAGCCGCAAACATAG